One window of the Chryseobacterium camelliae genome contains the following:
- a CDS encoding helix-turn-helix domain-containing protein → MEKLRNLRKQRGYTQDYMSKIIATDASNYSRKESGDVRIFDDEWEKLAKALDVPVEEIKEERKTGNVQNNDNNGSTFNDHSGNFQSTNYTYCNIPDFILDNQQDYIKLLKEQVESLKEELQQYKK, encoded by the coding sequence ATGGAAAAGCTAAGAAATCTAAGAAAACAGAGGGGATATACCCAGGATTATATGTCCAAGATCATTGCTACGGATGCTTCCAATTACAGCCGGAAGGAGAGCGGTGACGTGAGAATTTTTGATGATGAGTGGGAAAAGCTGGCCAAAGCACTGGATGTGCCGGTAGAGGAGATTAAGGAAGAAAGAAAAACAGGTAATGTTCAAAACAATGACAATAATGGTAGTACCTTTAATGATCATTCCGGAAATTTTCAATCTACCAATTATACCTATTGTAATATCCCGGATTTTATTTTAGATAATCAACAGGATTACATTAAACTCCTGAAAGAGCAGGTAGAATCCCTGAAAGAGGAACTGCAACAATACAAAAAATAA
- a CDS encoding SDR family NAD(P)-dependent oxidoreductase: protein MKSEDISGKSLSGKTVVITGGTSGVGRATVEAFALEGCHIVIAARGKEALDETVALCRELEVAVIGVPTDVSVAEEVDNLVKTALQFNGRIDIWVNNAGVMSSGKFEEIPMEVNEQVIKTNLFGYMHGAYSVLPVFKRQQEGILINNISIGGFMPAPYSAVYSSTKFGIRGMMECLQGEISDFADIHICNIYPQIQRSTGNMHSAKYSGLDFKIPPFAADPRDTAASIVELAKHPKKEKFPDATSVFLKTVYGLFPKPVINVASAGMRLMMKIKNAPDDSGNILKPSPEPHRIYGETILPVPSRKTKIALLAGLGLGIAYMLMKKNSDSEESYD from the coding sequence ATGAAATCAGAAGATATTTCAGGAAAAAGCCTCAGCGGGAAAACGGTGGTCATTACCGGCGGAACCAGCGGGGTAGGCAGGGCTACCGTAGAAGCGTTTGCCCTCGAAGGATGCCATATTGTTATTGCAGCCAGGGGCAAGGAAGCACTGGATGAAACCGTTGCCCTGTGCAGGGAGCTGGAAGTAGCCGTTATCGGGGTGCCTACAGATGTATCCGTTGCGGAAGAAGTGGACAACCTGGTAAAAACGGCCTTACAGTTCAACGGAAGAATAGACATCTGGGTCAACAATGCCGGAGTAATGTCCAGCGGGAAATTTGAGGAGATCCCTATGGAAGTGAATGAGCAGGTGATCAAAACCAACCTTTTCGGATATATGCACGGCGCTTACAGCGTGCTTCCCGTTTTCAAAAGGCAGCAGGAGGGAATCCTCATTAACAATATTTCGATCGGCGGATTCATGCCTGCACCTTACAGTGCAGTATATTCCTCCACTAAATTCGGGATCAGGGGCATGATGGAATGCCTTCAGGGTGAAATTTCAGACTTCGCGGATATCCATATCTGCAATATCTACCCACAGATCCAGCGGTCTACCGGGAATATGCATTCCGCGAAATATTCCGGACTGGATTTTAAAATCCCTCCGTTTGCCGCCGATCCCCGCGATACGGCAGCCAGCATTGTGGAACTGGCCAAGCATCCGAAAAAAGAAAAATTCCCGGATGCGACATCCGTGTTCCTGAAAACCGTGTACGGACTGTTTCCAAAGCCGGTCATCAACGTTGCTTCGGCAGGCATGAGGCTGATGATGAAAATCAAAAACGCACCGGATGACAGCGGAAACATTCTGAAACCTTCTCCGGAACCGCACCGCATCTATGGTGAAACCATCCTTCCGGTTCCTTCCCGAAAAACCAAAATAGCCCTTCTGGCAGGCCTCGGCCTCGGCATTGCCTATATGCTGATGAAAAAGAATTCCGATTCTGAAGAATCTTACGATTAA
- a CDS encoding DUF1440 domain-containing protein: protein MNTITKTILKGVAAGLLASWIKSIAEPPLQKIGEDYFPPEPGQLELKGADVTHRPENMPPAVLAKSVYKEFTHQELSGEQTQQAMTGIHYTLGAVIGVAYLLALRKKGRIIPAQGLVAGTVIWAATHGSLVPALGLQDKVSEMPASWWVWEFGSHLVFGVALEQSRIVLNKVF, encoded by the coding sequence ATGAACACCATTACAAAAACAATTCTGAAAGGAGTAGCAGCAGGATTGCTGGCTTCCTGGATCAAATCCATCGCAGAACCACCTTTACAAAAAATAGGTGAGGATTATTTCCCGCCTGAACCCGGACAGCTTGAACTCAAAGGCGCCGATGTAACCCACAGACCTGAAAATATGCCGCCGGCAGTCCTGGCAAAAAGTGTATATAAGGAATTCACCCATCAGGAGCTTTCCGGTGAACAGACCCAGCAGGCTATGACGGGGATCCATTATACTTTAGGAGCGGTTATAGGAGTCGCTTACCTTTTGGCGTTGAGGAAAAAAGGCCGCATCATACCTGCCCAGGGATTGGTGGCAGGAACCGTAATCTGGGCTGCTACGCACGGATCACTGGTTCCGGCACTCGGACTGCAGGATAAAGTAAGTGAAATGCCTGCTTCATGGTGGGTATGGGAATTCGGTTCCCATCTGGTTTTCGGGGTAGCGCTGGAACAGAGCAGGATCGTCCTGAACAAAGTATTCTGA
- a CDS encoding universal stress protein: MPTKIKNIIVTTDFSEKSGNAVEMAFHIAVRHQAVLIVLHVVDQFYLIDRSYKQVIGNEVTQESISLAENNLAVIQKELTERSTTLKVKTEIRHGSLIQSINDLIAEEDTDLTVVGTSGEQKIKQFILGSNSYSILSEANSSVLMVPKSFKKYQFKNMVFPVRVTHNLDDKLDFALSIAERNNSTVELLGIGDTETSDELKKEFVGLKKKLYERSADYTAEFFEAPDKATVIATFSKAAKADIIILNYQDEQSWKALFAENFLRKIINTTDVALLFYKPKTDQRKDTGQDTPYDITLPIPG; the protein is encoded by the coding sequence ATGCCCACCAAAATCAAGAATATAATTGTTACCACAGACTTCTCCGAAAAATCGGGAAACGCTGTTGAAATGGCCTTCCATATTGCCGTACGCCATCAGGCTGTCCTTATCGTACTTCACGTCGTAGACCAGTTTTACCTCATCGACAGGAGTTACAAGCAGGTCATCGGCAATGAGGTAACACAGGAAAGCATCAGCCTGGCTGAAAACAACCTGGCCGTCATACAGAAGGAACTTACCGAACGAAGCACTACGCTGAAGGTAAAAACAGAAATCCGTCACGGAAGCCTGATCCAGAGCATCAATGACCTGATTGCGGAAGAAGACACCGACCTTACCGTAGTAGGAACTTCCGGAGAACAGAAAATCAAACAGTTTATCCTGGGTTCCAATTCGTACAGCATACTCTCTGAAGCAAACAGCTCCGTGCTGATGGTCCCGAAAAGCTTTAAAAAATACCAGTTTAAAAACATGGTATTTCCGGTAAGGGTCACCCATAACCTCGATGACAAACTGGACTTTGCCTTATCGATTGCTGAAAGGAACAACAGCACCGTCGAACTTCTGGGCATCGGTGATACGGAAACTTCTGATGAACTGAAGAAAGAATTCGTCGGCTTAAAAAAGAAGCTGTATGAAAGGTCGGCAGACTACACGGCAGAGTTTTTCGAAGCTCCGGATAAAGCTACTGTGATCGCTACTTTTTCAAAAGCGGCCAAAGCTGATATCATCATCCTGAACTATCAGGATGAACAAAGCTGGAAAGCCCTTTTTGCAGAAAACTTCTTAAGGAAAATTATTAATACCACAGATGTGGCACTCCTGTTTTACAAACCTAAAACAGACCAAAGAAAAGATACCGGACAGGATACGCCGTATGATATCACGCTTCCTATCCCGGGATAA
- a CDS encoding GNAT family N-acetyltransferase, with amino-acid sequence MTELYIYNEQHQAQDNIQKQIAGFLFRHLEQYGDPQSDIQKAVDYALGKNNSPGGIIITAEDTGTREMTGCVVLNKTGMQGYIPEYILVYIATDKNQRGKGIGKQLMQKAIDIADGDIALHCEPENPARHLYEKLGFTSKYLEMRLKK; translated from the coding sequence ATGACAGAACTATATATTTACAACGAACAACACCAAGCACAAGACAACATCCAAAAACAAATCGCCGGGTTCCTGTTCCGTCACCTGGAACAATATGGTGATCCTCAATCCGACATACAGAAAGCGGTAGATTATGCCCTGGGAAAAAATAACAGCCCCGGAGGGATTATCATCACTGCCGAAGATACCGGCACCCGTGAAATGACCGGCTGTGTGGTACTCAACAAAACCGGAATGCAGGGCTACATCCCTGAATACATCCTCGTCTACATTGCTACGGACAAAAATCAGCGCGGAAAAGGCATCGGAAAACAGCTGATGCAGAAGGCCATCGATATCGCAGACGGAGATATTGCGCTCCACTGCGAACCGGAAAACCCGGCAAGGCATCTGTACGAAAAGCTGGGCTTTACCAGTAAATACCTTGAAATGCGCTTAAAAAAATAA
- a CDS encoding alanine racemase: protein MSYITLNSPKLFHNYQYLEKLFSDHEIHWAIVVKLLCGHEDFLKVVLQMTGKDLCDSRLSNLKTIKELSPGTRTIYIKPPARRLAASIVRFADVSFNTELNTIKALSDEAVQQQKVHKIVIMVEMGELREGIMAKDLPQFFGDVLKLPNIEVVGIGTNLNCLNGILPDERKLFKLNRYKEIVEEMYGREIPYVSAGSSVTIPLLFKNQVPEGINHFRIGETLFFGTDVYQDSVISGMYQDVFTLTVEIIEMREKPVVPAGTAGTNLTGDTPVHDEKDIGKTSVRAIADVGLLDIDQKNICPVDPEVEIIGASSDMMILDLGDNASHFKVGDTLEFTMNYMAVLRAMNSDYVDKKVVQKVAANDLKILEFRN, encoded by the coding sequence ATGTCATACATTACTTTAAACTCCCCTAAACTTTTTCATAATTATCAGTACCTGGAAAAGCTCTTTTCCGATCACGAAATCCACTGGGCCATTGTAGTCAAACTGTTGTGCGGCCATGAAGACTTCCTGAAAGTGGTACTGCAAATGACCGGCAAAGACCTCTGCGACTCGAGGCTGAGCAACCTTAAAACGATCAAAGAACTGTCTCCCGGTACCCGAACGATATACATCAAACCTCCGGCACGCCGACTCGCTGCAAGTATTGTCCGGTTTGCCGATGTAAGCTTCAATACGGAACTGAATACCATCAAAGCCCTGTCTGATGAAGCCGTACAGCAGCAGAAAGTGCATAAGATCGTCATCATGGTAGAAATGGGCGAACTCCGCGAAGGCATCATGGCCAAGGATCTGCCTCAGTTTTTCGGGGATGTTTTAAAGCTGCCGAATATAGAAGTCGTCGGCATTGGTACCAACCTGAACTGCCTGAACGGCATCCTTCCCGATGAAAGGAAGCTTTTCAAACTGAACCGGTACAAAGAAATCGTGGAAGAAATGTACGGCAGGGAAATCCCGTATGTATCTGCGGGCTCCTCCGTCACGATTCCCCTCCTGTTTAAAAACCAGGTCCCTGAAGGCATCAATCATTTCAGGATCGGCGAAACACTGTTCTTCGGAACGGATGTCTATCAAGATTCTGTGATCAGCGGGATGTACCAGGATGTGTTTACCCTAACCGTGGAGATTATTGAAATGAGGGAAAAGCCGGTGGTTCCGGCCGGAACGGCCGGGACCAACCTGACCGGAGATACGCCGGTACATGATGAAAAAGACATCGGAAAAACATCCGTAAGGGCCATTGCAGATGTCGGGCTGCTGGACATCGACCAGAAGAATATCTGTCCGGTAGATCCGGAAGTGGAGATTATCGGCGCCAGCTCAGATATGATGATTTTAGACCTTGGAGACAATGCCAGCCATTTCAAGGTGGGAGATACCCTGGAATTTACCATGAATTACATGGCCGTCCTCAGAGCGATGAATTCTGACTATGTGGATAAAAAAGTGGTTCAAAAAGTCGCCGCTAACGACCTTAAAATACTTGAATTCAGGAACTGA
- a CDS encoding AraC family transcriptional regulator, whose protein sequence is MLNQDIRTFTLTQISTHPVLRGELVILTISEFLRKATDGNHYKNKFYTVLMFSKGKGSLQIDHQLFEIRPNSFFFINYHQAYSFTGIEACEGNVVLFTRSFYNYIYTGNRIIKSDTALADLSPCITGLTGEKRKDLWQSSEALKKEYSTQNSLSKEIACLQLKVMMLKYIRNTRPVYAIQEAPDRKKELADRFSALVNLYFRELKSTSEYAGKLNITPNYLNAVIRERLDMTAGQIIKNRVILEAERLLLHTTLSIAEIAYDLGFSDRSHFGKYFKAEKKHSPNEYRKKESRPVDNT, encoded by the coding sequence ATGCTGAACCAGGACATCAGGACTTTTACTTTGACCCAAATAAGTACTCATCCGGTACTCAGGGGAGAACTCGTCATCCTTACAATTTCGGAATTTCTCCGTAAAGCCACAGACGGCAATCATTATAAAAATAAATTCTATACGGTACTGATGTTCAGCAAAGGAAAAGGAAGCCTTCAGATTGACCACCAGCTTTTTGAAATTCGCCCCAACAGCTTTTTTTTCATTAACTACCATCAGGCCTATAGTTTTACCGGCATCGAAGCGTGTGAAGGCAATGTGGTTCTGTTTACCAGATCTTTTTACAATTACATTTATACCGGCAACAGGATCATTAAAAGTGATACTGCCCTGGCAGATCTTTCACCCTGCATTACAGGGCTTACCGGTGAAAAAAGGAAAGACCTGTGGCAAAGTTCTGAGGCCCTGAAAAAAGAATATTCTACCCAAAATAGCCTGTCCAAAGAGATAGCCTGCCTCCAGCTTAAGGTGATGATGCTGAAATACATCCGGAATACACGCCCTGTTTATGCTATCCAGGAAGCGCCGGATCGCAAGAAAGAACTGGCTGACCGGTTTTCAGCATTGGTGAACCTGTATTTCAGGGAGCTGAAAAGCACTTCCGAATATGCGGGAAAACTTAACATTACGCCCAATTACCTCAACGCTGTCATCCGTGAACGCCTGGATATGACCGCCGGACAAATCATTAAGAACCGCGTGATCCTGGAAGCGGAACGGCTGCTGCTCCACACTACCCTCTCCATTGCAGAGATTGCCTATGACCTTGGATTCAGCGACAGGTCACATTTCGGGAAATATTTTAAAGCCGAAAAAAAACATTCCCCTAATGAGTACAGAAAAAAAGAAAGCCGGCCTGTGGACAACACATGA
- a CDS encoding 4-hydroxy-tetrahydrodipicolinate reductase, with the protein MKVGLIGFGKAGKAVANVILQHEEFSLEWVLRDSTVMENGSAKELLGMMAADPARIVSQQGLEVGDFLDAYPVDIIIDFSTEDGIYTYGEAAAERQIKIISAISHYDEHEKEFLRMLSERTVVFWSPNITLGVNYLLFAASMLKKIAPEVDIELIEEHFKAKAGISGTAVKIAETLDIRTESINSVRAGGIVGKHEVIFGFPYQTVRLVHESISREAFGNGALFAARNLKDKENGLYHFEDILRPYFYGEVQPQLL; encoded by the coding sequence ATGAAAGTAGGTTTAATAGGATTCGGAAAGGCAGGGAAAGCGGTGGCTAACGTCATCCTTCAGCATGAAGAATTTTCCCTGGAATGGGTGCTGAGAGACAGTACGGTGATGGAAAACGGCTCTGCCAAAGAGCTGTTGGGAATGATGGCGGCTGATCCTGCACGTATTGTTTCACAGCAGGGACTGGAGGTCGGTGACTTCCTGGATGCATATCCGGTTGATATTATTATCGATTTCTCTACGGAAGACGGGATTTATACATACGGTGAGGCGGCAGCTGAAAGGCAGATCAAAATCATATCGGCCATTTCTCACTATGATGAACACGAAAAGGAATTCCTGAGGATGCTTTCGGAACGTACGGTGGTATTCTGGTCGCCGAATATTACATTAGGCGTCAATTACCTGTTGTTTGCCGCTTCAATGCTGAAGAAAATAGCTCCGGAAGTGGATATTGAACTGATTGAAGAACATTTCAAAGCCAAAGCCGGAATTTCCGGAACAGCTGTCAAGATTGCCGAAACGCTGGACATCCGTACGGAGAGCATCAATTCGGTACGGGCCGGAGGAATTGTCGGAAAGCATGAAGTGATCTTCGGGTTCCCGTATCAGACCGTACGCCTGGTACATGAATCGATTTCCAGGGAAGCGTTCGGGAACGGGGCTTTATTTGCAGCACGGAACCTGAAGGATAAGGAAAACGGGTTATACCATTTTGAGGATATCCTGAGGCCGTATTTCTATGGTGAGGTACAGCCGCAGTTATTGTAG
- a CDS encoding heat-shock protein, translated as MENETLITREKLFDLYGDDILSHGERPKNVYLFAKKHGFEEKDFYDYFSGFEHMEREMLEHLFSKSIELTEKVEHREVSSAKGVLLNLYFIFFENLTMNRSLVLMILGRDFRPGAKVLNSLRETHRKLIRTMDFNDHDLPGKTGENFRNLNEKAREEVLWLHLVSCLEFWRKDTSPAFEKTDIYIEKTIDTGFELADNEPVRKAIDLGKFLWKETFRKH; from the coding sequence ATGGAAAATGAAACTTTGATCACGCGGGAAAAATTATTTGACCTGTATGGAGATGATATACTGAGCCATGGTGAAAGACCTAAAAACGTCTACCTCTTCGCCAAAAAGCACGGCTTTGAAGAAAAAGATTTTTACGATTACTTTTCCGGTTTTGAACATATGGAAAGAGAAATGCTGGAACACCTGTTCAGCAAATCCATTGAGCTGACTGAAAAGGTTGAGCACCGCGAGGTTAGTTCTGCCAAAGGGGTTTTACTGAACCTGTACTTTATATTCTTTGAAAACCTTACGATGAACCGCTCCCTTGTGCTGATGATCCTGGGCAGGGATTTCAGGCCGGGAGCAAAGGTCCTGAACAGCCTGCGGGAAACGCACAGGAAATTGATCAGGACCATGGATTTTAATGACCATGACCTGCCGGGAAAAACAGGGGAAAACTTCAGGAACCTGAATGAAAAAGCACGTGAGGAAGTGTTATGGCTGCATCTGGTTTCCTGCCTGGAGTTCTGGCGTAAAGATACCTCGCCGGCTTTTGAAAAGACCGACATCTATATTGAAAAGACAATTGATACGGGTTTTGAACTGGCCGACAACGAACCGGTGAGAAAAGCGATTGACCTCGGTAAGTTTTTGTGGAAAGAAACCTTTAGAAAGCATTGA
- a CDS encoding ABC1 kinase family protein: MKTLNTIPTGKIERAGNLLKAGAKVGVNYLKYYGNRMTGDQEEARKTLHEDNASDIYDSLKELKGSALKVAQMLSMEKNILPQQYVEKFSLSQFSVPPLSGALVRKTFRKYFGKNPDEIFDEFSQESVNAASIGQVHKAQKDGKELAVKIQYPGVRESISSDLKMVKPIAMKMFNIRKEGSEDYFQEVEDKLYEETDYNLELQRSQSIADECRHLPNLLFPHYYPEYSCEKIITMDWMSGLHFSEYVKLNNTQQDLNRIGQTLWDFYMYQMHILKKVHADPHPGNFLISADHKLIVIDFGCIKEIPAEFYVPYFELAKEENLNNPERFMEKLYELEILRPDDSAEEKAFFSKLFYELLELFTRPFNRETFDFSDEGFFGEIADLGQKYAKLSEFKGMTTNRGSRHFIYLNRTFFGLYNMMHDLKAKDTVINNFKQYTS, from the coding sequence ATGAAGACCCTGAATACAATACCGACCGGAAAGATTGAACGCGCCGGAAACCTGCTGAAGGCAGGAGCAAAAGTAGGAGTCAATTACCTTAAATACTACGGAAACCGGATGACCGGCGACCAGGAAGAAGCCCGTAAAACGTTGCATGAAGACAATGCATCGGATATTTATGATTCACTGAAGGAGCTGAAAGGCTCTGCGCTTAAGGTAGCCCAGATGCTGAGCATGGAAAAAAACATCCTTCCGCAGCAGTACGTGGAAAAATTTTCCCTGTCGCAGTTTTCTGTTCCGCCCCTTTCCGGTGCACTGGTCAGAAAGACTTTCCGGAAATATTTCGGTAAGAACCCGGATGAGATTTTTGATGAATTTTCCCAGGAATCGGTTAATGCAGCCAGCATAGGCCAGGTGCATAAAGCTCAGAAGGACGGAAAAGAACTGGCCGTAAAAATACAGTATCCGGGCGTGCGCGAAAGCATATCCAGCGACCTGAAAATGGTGAAGCCCATTGCCATGAAGATGTTCAATATCCGCAAGGAAGGCTCAGAGGACTATTTCCAGGAAGTGGAAGACAAGCTGTATGAAGAAACGGATTACAACCTGGAACTCCAACGCAGCCAGAGCATTGCAGATGAGTGCCGCCATCTTCCCAACCTTCTTTTTCCGCATTACTATCCGGAATACTCATGTGAGAAGATCATTACGATGGACTGGATGTCGGGGCTCCATTTCTCCGAGTATGTAAAGCTGAATAATACCCAGCAGGACCTGAACCGCATCGGCCAGACCTTATGGGATTTCTATATGTACCAGATGCATATCCTGAAAAAAGTACATGCCGACCCGCATCCCGGTAATTTCCTTATTTCAGCAGACCATAAGCTGATCGTCATTGATTTCGGATGTATCAAGGAGATCCCGGCGGAATTTTATGTCCCGTATTTTGAACTGGCTAAAGAAGAAAACCTGAATAATCCGGAACGCTTCATGGAAAAGCTGTATGAGCTGGAAATCCTGCGTCCAGACGACAGTGCCGAAGAAAAAGCCTTCTTCTCCAAACTGTTCTATGAATTGCTCGAACTGTTTACCCGGCCCTTCAACAGAGAGACCTTCGACTTTTCAGATGAAGGGTTTTTTGGCGAGATTGCGGACCTCGGACAGAAATATGCCAAGCTGAGCGAATTCAAAGGGATGACTACCAATAGGGGTTCGCGGCATTTCATTTACCTGAACAGGACATTTTTCGGGTTGTACAATATGATGCATGACCTGAAAGCCAAAGATACCGTTATCAATAATTTTAAACAATATACCTCCTGA
- a CDS encoding DUF2256 domain-containing protein, giving the protein MPAGLPSKICVSCGLPFNWRKKWKMCWDDVKYCSERCRKNKKSISSGTPGT; this is encoded by the coding sequence ATGCCTGCCGGACTGCCGTCTAAGATCTGTGTATCCTGCGGGCTGCCTTTCAACTGGCGAAAAAAATGGAAAATGTGTTGGGATGATGTAAAATACTGCAGCGAAAGATGCCGGAAAAACAAAAAATCAATATCCTCTGGTACACCCGGGACCTAA
- a CDS encoding DASH family cryptochrome, producing the protein MPEKQKINILWYTRDLRVRDQESLYRIMQEELPFLAVYIFDPDTYAEGPYGFRKTGKFRAKFTLESVHELENSLKSKGIPFVIRMGTTESVFRELSDIYDIQQVFCQAEWTREETERQDAVKRLLMGTSWTTSYSQLLTDPDAVFTKMQKIPVQFTVFRQKLEKDGLPVRQEFGSEVLMYRRAVPENKMSSDEVSLKKLGFADFEQPAYTAFPFSGGEHQALERLHDYFQVTKNLSRYKETRNGLTGPDYSSKFSAWLADGSLSAVTVYHEIKRYETEYGSNESTYWLVFELLWREFFRYVSLQHGNMIFQRNGILNKGYVFTYDKEAIEQWTSGTTESDFVNANMKELITTGYMSNRGRQNAASYFCKTLGQDWRTGAAFFEEMLVDYDVHSNYGNWMYLAGVGNDPRNRTFNMEQQAAWYDQDKQYRNLWLSTDPQ; encoded by the coding sequence ATGCCGGAAAAACAAAAAATCAATATCCTCTGGTACACCCGGGACCTAAGGGTTCGCGACCAGGAATCCCTGTACCGTATTATGCAGGAAGAACTGCCGTTTCTGGCAGTGTATATATTTGACCCAGATACCTATGCAGAAGGACCATACGGTTTCCGGAAAACCGGAAAATTCAGGGCAAAGTTTACCCTGGAAAGTGTTCATGAGCTGGAAAACAGCCTGAAAAGCAAAGGCATCCCTTTTGTGATCAGGATGGGGACCACTGAAAGTGTTTTCAGGGAATTGTCGGACATTTATGATATCCAACAGGTATTCTGCCAGGCGGAATGGACACGGGAAGAAACGGAAAGGCAGGATGCCGTAAAAAGGCTTCTAATGGGTACTTCATGGACCACATCCTATTCACAGCTGCTTACAGATCCGGATGCTGTCTTTACAAAAATGCAGAAGATTCCTGTACAGTTTACGGTCTTCCGGCAGAAACTTGAAAAGGACGGCTTACCGGTAAGGCAGGAATTCGGTTCTGAGGTCCTGATGTACCGGCGCGCTGTGCCCGAAAATAAAATGAGCAGCGATGAGGTATCCCTGAAAAAGCTGGGCTTTGCTGATTTTGAGCAGCCGGCATATACTGCCTTTCCTTTTTCCGGCGGTGAACATCAGGCGCTGGAAAGGCTGCATGATTATTTCCAGGTGACAAAAAACCTCAGCCGGTATAAAGAAACACGGAATGGTTTAACCGGACCGGATTACAGCAGCAAGTTCTCCGCCTGGCTCGCCGACGGAAGCCTGTCTGCCGTTACGGTGTACCATGAAATTAAACGGTATGAAACAGAATACGGAAGTAACGAATCTACGTACTGGCTGGTTTTCGAACTGCTTTGGCGGGAATTCTTCAGATATGTTTCCCTGCAGCACGGCAATATGATCTTCCAACGGAACGGAATCCTTAACAAAGGATATGTTTTCACGTATGATAAGGAAGCGATTGAGCAATGGACCAGCGGAACAACGGAGTCCGATTTCGTCAATGCCAATATGAAGGAGTTGATCACTACCGGCTATATGAGCAACCGGGGCAGGCAGAATGCGGCTTCGTATTTCTGTAAAACACTCGGCCAGGACTGGAGGACCGGTGCGGCTTTCTTTGAAGAAATGCTTGTGGATTATGATGTGCACAGCAATTACGGCAACTGGATGTATCTTGCCGGAGTGGGCAATGATCCACGGAACCGGACTTTCAATATGGAGCAGCAGGCAGCATGGTACGATCAGGACAAACAATACAGAAATTTATGGCTCAGCACAGACCCTCAGTAG